The genomic DNA CTCTTTCGTTAGGCGAAAGCTCCAAATAATAAGGAAAACTATGTCAATACCCGATTATCAAACGATTATGCTTCCATATCTAAAGCAAATATCCGATGGAAAAGAATATAACGTAAGGGAAGTAATTAATAATCTGTATAAATATTTTAAACTTACGGAGGAAGACTTAAATACTTTTCAGCCAAGTAATGGAAAAATCAGGGTAATGGACAATCGCTCTCATTGGGCAAAGAAATATTTATTAGAGGCGGGTTTACTGGAATCTACAAAGAAGGCACATGTCAAAATTACAAAAGATGGACTAGAATTGCTTAAAAGGAATCCTTTCGAGATTAAGGTTAGGGATCTACTTCAATATCCAAAATATATTAGTTTTAAGAATAGTTACCAAAATAAAGAAGAATCATTAGATGAAACGGAAAGTCAAATTTCTGAAAATGTAGATCTGTATACGCCAGAAGAAAGTATCGAAAATTCATATCGAACATTGCATAATCTGCTAATTAATGAATTAAATTCAAAATTAAAATCTGTTAATCCGTATTTTTTTGAGCAAATTGTTCTAGATCTTTTAATTAAAATGGGTTACGGTGGGTCTAGATCTGAATCAGGACTAAGAACAAAAAGTTCAAATGACGAAGGTATCGATGGTACTATATATGAAGATAGGTTAGGATTAGACATAATATATATTCAAGCAAAAAGATGGAAGGAGGATTCAACTGTCGGTAGACCTGAGATTCAAAAGTTCGTAGGAGCTCTTTATGGACAAGGAGCAAAAAAGGGGATTTTTATTACTACGACTAAATTTTCTAAGGAAGCAATTGAATTTGCACGAACGTCAAATGATTTCAAAATTGTTTTAATAGATGGA from Leptospira stimsonii includes the following:
- a CDS encoding restriction endonuclease — its product is SFVRRKLQIIRKTMSIPDYQTIMLPYLKQISDGKEYNVREVINNLYKYFKLTEEDLNTFQPSNGKIRVMDNRSHWAKKYLLEAGLLESTKKAHVKITKDGLELLKRNPFEIKVRDLLQYPKYISFKNSYQNKEESLDETESQISENVDLYTPEESIENSYRTLHNLLINELNSKLKSVNPYFFEQIVLDLLIKMGYGGSRSESGLRTKSSNDEGIDGTIYEDRLGLDIIYIQAKRWKEDSTVGRPEIQKFVGALYGQGAKKGIFITTTKFSKEAIEFARTSNDFKIVLIDGNRLSELMIDFDVGVSISKNYTIKKIDSDYFDENE